The DNA segment taataatgataagaaagaagatgtggtatgattgtcaatgaggcaactcttTAAAACAGACCaaacgacacagaaattaacaactattgaGTCACCATaaggcattcaacaatgagcaaattcaTACCGCATGGTCAGGTATAAAAGGCtctaaaatgacaaatggaaaacaattcaaacgggtaAACTAACAGCCTACTGTATATAcaacaaaatgaacgaaaactaATATGCagcacatcaacaaacgacaaccaatgaattacaggctcctgacttgggacagtcacatacataAAGAAAGACAGCGGGATCACAACCCTTTCCTTACCTGGGACAggggtgtaacagtacaacataagaacgaactaaaacaaatcagttgaaaacaGTTTacctcatcagatggatacaaattgaaatacatctaacaaaaacatagagtggacgtggccggggacatatatatcccaacaacaaaaaaacacttaaagtaacatttaatagttataaagttaaaaatgtttacaagcagttaaatattttttttcggaTCACTACGAAGAAAAAGGAGAAGACATTCAGAAATAAAGTTTTCTGAGAGATTTCAGTGATTGCTAGAATGTTGAAAAGTGCATTATCGCTTATTTTgtgatatatgttttattggatcacggtgggtatggttgtcctgcgagagaacgttctgtgctggtgatttggtcctgattctgtgctggtgggtttgtttacattgtatcagaacggcaagAAAACGAccgttttgttgcttaatttttctctgatgcgtcataaataccatgcaaagtatgttacaacaatattatattgcgaaagtcgtgcaagttcgttaaacggaattgtcctgacactgtgctggtgataagaaaaacggttCTGGTTCTgtgtctttatattttagttaaaagtggcatatattcaagatcattgacgctgtactgttattgacttattagctgttgtctgctttcttgaaattgacatttttgtgaatctgtttactgttattatttatttttttaaattaactgtaatCTTATAAGTTATAGAGAGGTTACAGTGAAACCTTGAAATATTTTTccgtaagatttaaaagttgtattttaaaagaaaatgtatcttatagcttttaagaatcacttgctgtaagatgttttcaacatatttgttttgtctgaacggttatcaggtatttttgtttgaatgttcgacagaacacaaaaaaaatcactattttatgaaagggtaggctagaatatgtcagagaatgaagaccAGATAACCTAAGGAACACTAACAAAActaagatttcttagctttttcatttcaaaatagatattttttataaagaattacgggggaggaagtgaacaatgtgtcctacttttctatatttaaatatttttcatgaataaaaatcaaatgtgctttgattataattgaaaatgagtaaacGGAAAACATacccaactaaaatacacttttattttaatatttgtaatatcactaagcttttaaggtttgtgtgtcaaacacaccatctctgtagtaatgactccttactacactttaagttatttcacttcattaatttttttgtctgcatttttttatattgtgaattcttagaattattatattaaaatgtagctttatcactgaactagtatatatttatttaggggccagctgaaggacgcctccgggttcgggaatttctcgctacattgaagacctgttggtgaccttctgctgttgttgttgttgtctctttgacacattcccaatttccattctcaattttattaatttatattttaaaaaactgTATCTCaagccagatatatcaaacatttttgtttccacctatccgttttcaggactttaacaatcaacataaacacgcctggaaagtaaaatgcgtactcggtcgtctgtaatcgaccattttAGACACCCCAGGCTCCTAAAAAAACAAGCCGGGATGTGGGTTCAGAGATGCATATTGAGtacttaggcagcaaccatttgattttctgggggggctatggttttttttggaaaaaaaagtttgtttccagtttttggagaaaaaaataatttgttttgaattctgAGCCTGTCAATtacgaaatgtgcaaactgcaatagtatcaaaacagcacagacaatgaataatagagatatgattgtgtacatatatcaaggggaaacttcttgcaaagcattattatttatagttcattattgtatttagtagaaaaagagaatttagtgaaaataaaatcactttttttgtagaaaattcacagacctttgtacagagatttttattatgtttagcatgggatcaacaCAAGAGTTCATTaccgagtaaaaaaaatcaaaatgtctatctaccttgcacatttcagaaaattcagatcagataacgaaactgggtccagcaacatttataagcaatttaagattttgaccctcacagtttccattcaccacaaatattctcgttacaacgaatcattttaaatacaaaaataccagttgcagccttttgtttatctactaatatatgtatacggataaagttatgaaaggcagcAGGGTCACCAGGGCGAGGagtccatgtcatctgaaataaatgctaagcatagatctagaaagcgacagataatcatgacattaaaaaaaactctcttcttttcgacttttttttttaacaaattgacacatcaaatgaattatatagtattgtggaatttttaacttattttagatactatatattgttatctgatattggacgaaagatgttgcccttttaagtaattatgtaatacaagttaagatcatttgaaaacacatatcaaacagccaaatggatgcacaagagataaaataggagtcatagatcctattgacaacaattatctgcccaattttattgattttgttacatttgtttcaaatatgaccaacttcttatccaaaatcaccagcaccgtatcaggacccaccagcacagtatcaggacatgaataaattgagaaaatgctaaattttaataaattgcaatgttttttcacaaaaaatttctgtcgtgtggattgcggtatagaaagcggactctatgaacatttttgttttattttttcagttcgagattttctgaaaaggagcatttttgtgttacgcttactgaaacagttaaGAGGGTCAACTTTTTATTGGTTTacatatgaacccataagaaacgaaattgaaaaatctcaactggttttttttccattttttatgagtaaaaacatcaaaaatcatcattttcgtctttgtttacatttttcattgatcaccagcacccgtcaggaccgaatcaccagcacagaacgttctctcgcaggacaaccataccgaCCGTGTGGATGCTACTTCATGAATATATACACTTTACGGTTTGTTCCCCGATCGCAGTGAATATCATCATATTTTTCTGCATTGCAAACTCTTTATTACGATACTATATGAAGTTCCTGCTATCAAAAAGGGTGAAATAATACTGTTCATAGGAATATCTATTACCTGCCCATAAACTTTAATTATTTctaaacgtacataaatgtatTTAGCGAGAATGTTTACAGCTGTAATACTCTTATCACACTTtcagtaaatatataaaattatgcattttatatacttgtaatgataaatttaaattaccaattagTATGTTCGTGTATTAAGCATGAAATACGAAATTTCGTTATCGAAGAGTTCAGCATTTTACAGTTTACGTGTTCCTTTAAATGTGATTATTAGTATGTGTGTACAATGTACATTATTCATGAGAGTATTGAGAAAAGGCACTTGATATTTATAGAGTGGAGGTTTATTCAATGTAATGTAAttcaagtttttaaatattgttatatactAGCAAGTACGATATTAAGTAGTTGTAATCATTTGTCTAATCCAACaacaaatgttaaatcatttaaaagatataaatattaatactaCATTTggattttaatgtgcgtattgttatgcgtttacttttctacattggctagatgtatatggggagggttgagatctcataacatgttaaaccccgacgcatttttgcgcctgtcccaagtcaggagcctctgatctttgttagtcttgtattagttttactttttgtttcttgtgtataatttggagtttaatatggcgttcattatcactgaactagtatatatttgaaaagaggcgagctgaaggacgcctccgggtgcggaaatttcttgCTGCTTagtgaccttttgctgttttctgttctatggtcgggttgttgtctctttgacacattccccatttccatctCAGTTTTCTACAAAACATTACATATATTAGGTGTTTTATACTTAGAAAgggttattatatttattgtttatccTTTAAAAAGGATGAAGAAACCTACAACTCTAGATAAGAATGTAACAGTATGGCGAATAGTTATGTCATAGTCCTATGTgatatattgtgtttatttaCAGGACGAGCTGGGTACTTGGTATACAAATCAGTACCTTATGGAAGCATTGAAGACACTCTACCATATCTACTCAGACGGTTGCTAGAGAATAGATCGGTACTGAACGGTGTCCGGAGAGAACGGGAACTATTAAGATCTGCACTCAAGCACAGGCTTAAACAAAAATGCTTTCCTGGCTGACGATAGATACTGCCTTAatcaatggacacagataatcCTTGGAAACGGTTTACTCACATTATAACCAAGTAACATGTTGATCGTTTCTATCCCTTATCTCATTATGGTTATTAATGTATTATTGGAGTTCTCTAATATATGCTTCCAAAAATGCCACGAATTCCTTTCAAGTGACAACTACAAAACGGATGTTgtgtaaattttatttcattcgtGACAGAGATGAAAGACGAATTATTAGAAttgtacttttttaaattaaaagtttggGTGATAAAATCTTTATGTAACCACAAATAAATTGAGAGTTGTAAATATATCCCGAAGTACTTGGGAAAATTAATGCATTCTGGCGAAAACTCATCTCATTTTATACCCATAAAATAGAAACACCTTGTGGTAGCTATGATTTAGTGTAATGTAAGTCAGTGTTGTTGATTATCACTATTACAAACTCCTCATTCGGATCAACGTTTTCAATGGAACCAATTCTGGTGATGAACATTACCAATGTAAATTGAATTGAGATCAAAACTTAAAAAGAAGTCGCTCTACAGATTAAATAGAATGATATACGATTTCTGCTCTGATATAAatgtgtaatataaaaaagtaagtgAATGTATCCGTCGGGCAAATAATATTCTACAAcgtattacatttgtatatttagcagtattaaaaattgataaaaataacaagaaagtCAGGTCTACATGTACACTTCAAGTAGGCAATTAAGACGAATATTATGTGCTCTTGCAATGTACTTATTATTCGCGAAACAATATTCGTCAGTAGAAGTGCTATAATAGCTTGAGATATATGCATATAAggcaatatatatttatcttaatgTAAACCAAATATTTCACTATCAGAAAATGGAAGAAGACGTGTCGTCATGTATTTCTACAGAGTTATTCATGTCATCATCACAATTTTTATAAGCaactatattttgatttaagcaGTACTAATTAATCACATGCTTTGTAGGGCAATCTGTTatcaaattaacaaattaaagataCTGATGCAACTACTTGTAAATTCAAAGCACCATCCCTATATCATTGTTGATATGTATTGTTTAGTCACAATTATGTTTCCGTGTtacaatttattctttttactGCTTGTGCTTTCACAAATCATCATGAACACGAAATGTTATACATGTAGCACTCTTAttgtatatacaattaaaaaaaactgagatAGTTTATCACTTTGATTTTTCCGTTGCCACAATCTCTTTCCTTGAACTTAAGTTTGTTATGTATTCCATATCTGGTAAAGGCATTCTAAACAACGGCGCTACAATTTCTGGTGTTATGTCTTTTAAACACACCTTACTAACAGAAAGTTCTTGTCTACGCTTAGAAGGCGGACTTTGCACTCTTAACATGCCtttcaaatcaattttgttgcGTTCGGCAATAGCTTCAATAGCTTCCAAGTCTGTATGAGCTTGTTCTAACTCTACCGGAATTACGGTAGGATCAGTTCGTCTAAACCCACTCGTTAAATCAACATGCAATAAACTAGGTTTAATGATGGGAGGAAGTTTCCTTGGAATCGAATGGGGAACAAGTTGTAATCGTCTGTCTTGAATAGGTCGAGACGGAAACGGTTTTGGTCGGAATGTTATTactgtttgtttcattttgttcaTTGTAGGATGGCGTCGATCTGAACGACGACCTTTCAAGTGTCGCTCTCGTTCCACAGAAACCATAAGAACATGTTCATCTTTGTTCTGAATGCTCTGCCTCAAGTTTTGTACTTTTGATAAGTATTCTTGTTGTTTTCTACTAACTTCTTGATACTGTTCTAACCACTCCGGCTTTTTGGTCCtcattttctgaaattaaataaaataaaattaatttccaaaataaataaaatgattttccTCGGAAACTAAAAACTGATTTTGTAttcatttcacaaaatatatataaaaaaaagggagACGTTTCAAAGACTGATCAAAACGAAAATACTTTTCCACTGGACTTACCCTTGTATGAGATATGGTGTACACCTGTTTTTGTAGTGCTATTTGTGCAACAACAAATCCTTTATTGACTATAAATGAGAATTATTTACCTTCTTTAAACGAGTctaattttacattattatatacgccgtatttatgaatttaaatgataggTATTGATGTTTTTCTACAATTTCAGAGTGGTAAATAATTACTGAGttcatttataatttctatgttaggctgtcatttttcttttgttaataagcagtaaacagataaataatttaagaaaattgtattttaattgtCAAACAAGCAAAATACCAAATTGCGTTTATACACATAATTTTAGGCGATCCCCTATGACGAACTACCACTTGCTAATTGATGCGATaggttttgtaaaagttttcaaCTTCTGTATTGTAATTATGTTATGTACATTACATTCAATATACAACTAAATCCAGTTGAGATTTATTGGCATTCTCTTATGTGTTACTTTCGCTAAATGTTTCAGATATCTAATACATTCAATGTTCTATATGCCATTGCCATTGTTGTATTAGGTGAAAGTCTGGATGGATTGACCCCGTTGACTAAAGTACATTATAATAAATCAAGTTTCTATACGTAGAATGCAtaccaaatttcaataaattgaaTGATAAATTGTTTAAGTCAGGATACAGTCGAAGGTCATACGAACCTATTATATACCTATATTTACCTTGTATTCTTGAAGCGGAGTTTACTTATAATTTTTCATGATGACCGAAATTAATGTTTTGTATCGTTTTATAGTGTCCCCTTAATAGATTCTCTGTGATAAATCCTTTcttttttagtatatatatatttttttaaagtttcattgATTTTAAAGTAAACAACCAAATTTTGGATCAGAACTGTACCTAATTCGTCAatagatttttgaaaattattttatcgTTTTTCTTCAAACGATGCTTTGTTTCCTTTTTATTAACTTTCCCTCCACTCCACTGATGTGAAACGTCTGTCCTCACATTTGCTCCATCAATATAGATTGCTTTCTATAAACATACGAAGTCTTgatattgtaatattatttttcagtttttatttacactttaaaaatttacaagatTAAATGAAATTATGACACGAGTATTTATAAACTAGGCCAAACCTTGGATTTTAGTTAGCATAAATAATATAGGGTTtgtaatttcaatttctttattataaAGTCTATTATGATACTTATAAAGTATTCAGTGGGGTATCTAATAtcgaaataatttaaatgttaaaaaccggttataaatgaacttattgCTTGCAGCGAGATTTAAAATAATACTGCATTATCATTTACAGTGAATGATTTGTATACATATTGTTTAGGTACAGTTCTGATCCAAAATTTGGTTGTTTACTTTAAAATcaatgaaactttaaaaaaatatatatatactaaaaaagAAAGGATTTATCACAGAGACGCTTGAACTTTCGACGAGTGTTTACACGAaggttatatttatttgttttaataaaactcTTTTACATTTCTGGTTTTCATATTAATCATTCTTTGTATTAGAATAAAACTTATAACAAAAATTGTGCAGGTAGTGATGTCCCAATTTATCTAGTTTACAAgtctttattcctttttttcaataattaaaatgttgttttacatattaaaaGATTACTTATACAAAGGTCTCctgaattattcaattatttttctttttaacgtTAAATGAAGTACTTTATAATGTCAGTGAAGTACACTTGTTTTAAAGTGCTGTGTCAATATTGGTTACATCGAAGGTTAAGCTTATATATAAGCTGAAAATTAAGTGCTTtcataaaatatctttaaaaatgtgtatACTATGTCTGAAAACTTGGGAATAACACAAAGTTGTCGGTGTTTTTAACTTGGAATCCTGGCCTAACCTCCTCTTTGCTTCAGTAAGTCAAGCTTTAATACCAGGATCCCAGGTTGAATTACTAGCATTAAAGAAATAACTGACGTATCGGCAAACCTTTGTGCGGAAAGTTCATCAAATTACACTTGTAAATAATATTTGGTGATTGATATACAAACTTATTGATTGATATTATTAATGAAGACTGTACGATGACCTATACTTGCTTATTTATCCACTtatttgaactctggtggatatttgtctaattggcaatctcAATACGTCtccttatttgtatattgaaGTTGTGTTTTCGAAAGGTTAACGATCGACAACAACCTTTGTTGATTGTTATGGAATACTGATCTGTGACAAAGATTACCACTTTCTAAGCCGCAATTCTGTCCTCCTGCTTTCGCTGTTTTTGACTTAGCCGATTGCGAATTGTCAACGGGTTTATTGAACAACGTTCCCCAATAAAACATGAACTAGTGACTCTTGAGGCACCTGAgtttatctgattttttttatatttggtgggattcgtgttatTCGATCcttgtttcattattttgtattttgtagatGGTTGTTTCTTTGTTCTATTGTACAATCTATGTTAGTCATGATGTCAGGCTCCGGACACACCATATGTaagggggataggaggggtcatGATCCCCAAATCCCGGGCTTacaaacacgaaatcccgaagtcccgaattttaataacttcaatcccgacatcccgaaattcgaaaaaaagaattcccggatcccgaaagggtcaatcccgaaatcccgagcttaaaaacactcGATCCCGGAATCCCGATAAAGGATCTATCCCCCTCATATGGAAAACGTATTGTGTTTTAATTTACGGTgcttaattttcctcggagttcagtatttttgcgattttactTTCCACTGgttatccccccccccccccttttgataTTGTGAGAAGAAACATCTTTTTAGATGTTGTGCATTTTTCTAATTGACCAGGTAAAATGATCAAATCAGAGATGTATTTATATGGACTATTAGCTATCTAAGGAAAACTAGTATATGACAGGGACTAAACAAATGCAATCCTGATGATTTGGAtcgtttaaaaaatatttattcaatgtaAGGGATAATAGTAAGCTATCAGTTAATTTACAAGAACACTACTCATTTTATGACTTCTTTTGTTAATGTTAGAAAACAAATAAGGAAGATACGCAACGGGCATTCTTCGTGTACTGTAGTCTCCATGGAGGGCGATTGGAAtatctcccccccccccccccccacacacacacttTTTATTCTCACTTGGCCGGTAGGATTACTTAAGTGCTTTCATTCACCATTATGTTTTATGGTCAAATTAACATTTATCAATGTCTTTCTACTGTGTTTTATTCCATTTATTCTAATTGTAACAAAGGtatgcattatatttgtcgattaATTTAAACAGAGCGTGAGCGAGCGTTATcggatacataaaaaaatatcaattgattGATGAaaataactctttaaaaaaatccgTAAGGCCGAAAATCGCTCGTGGATTTAACTTCATTAGGAACGCTCAAATCTATACATTAAAAACAGGTGTTGAACTATCATTTATCAATGATATACTTGcaagtttattaaaaatatatcgatattaatttatttcatattatagaattattgtatttaagattgaaataaaattgacatttgaaaatacattaacAAATCTTTCATGTTCAATGAGTCATTCTTATCAAAATAtgcttttttaatgataaaatcgttTCTAAAATAACTTGAGACAGACATAGCACATTCAATTCAAAATAAGGACTATGGTTCTTTCTTCTGGCCAGACATTTTGACAGTCGAATTGAAATACAGTTTTAAGACTTTAATGCACACTGGATTTGTTGTCGGCATTTGAAGAAAAGATTATTGGTAAATGAAGTCTTGAAAAGATatcatttatctttatattttgatattcatattgtacaaaaactcaattaatttgaaaataatagcATTTCTTATCTGTAACTACTACATTAATTGAGACCAAATATACCATGAGGCAGCTCGTTTGAAAGTGTATACGCCATTGTGCcttatcaattatatataaaaaaaaaaaaggagatgctGTATtcataaataagaagatgtggtatgagtgtcaataagacaactcatGTTACAATGTATCAACAGTGTGCATTTATAAGTCAAAGTATAATGTCTTCAACATAGAGCTCTAAATCAtgctgaacagcaagctataaaaggcccaaaatgacaaatcaaTTAGATAACAGcccataaaaagtaaataaaatattgaccaGTACAAAATATAAGATCGAAATAAGTCAGTATACCTTGAACCTCTCGGCGTTTCTTGTTTGTTTAACTTGCATAATTTACAAAACAAGAAACCAACACCAAACGTCATCTACATGTAGAAGGAAACACACAGTCTCAAACAATAAACAAGCGTTTACAAAAGATGTTAGGCTCTAAATTGTTCATAGTTTGGACAAGttgtaaatacatttaacaGAAAACTGTATATCTAAATGTGAGCATtatataactgttgatgtagaTATTAGTAAAAGGATTCAGTAACAGTCGGCTTCCTGGATTGGTTTATTCGTTCGTGACGGACTCAATAGGAGCGACATGAGGATCTTGTAGTATTTTTGGACACATTTGACAACttttatacaaaaagaagatgtggtgtgattgctaataagacaactcttcacaagagaacaaatgacacgGACATTAACAATTACTCTGCCCTTGAGGAACAGCACTGTATGTTTCTTCAAGTCACGTAAAgtgaatatatatgtgttcTGTATAACCCTTATTAGTAAGCCTATTTCTGTAAACAAGTGAATTAGTTTAAGCACTAAACAGTATTAAATATGGCTGAATATTTGGAAGGTTTTTTAAAACCCAGTattcttttcatatttcataaacaTCTTAATATTATTGATTTGCTACTACTCCAATTAATGTAACAGAAGAATGATATGAATTTTATAGTCAGTTTTGCAACAACAACGTGTTAAATGAGAGATAAACATTATAGGATCGACTATAGCTATCTTTAAAATGTTTCTGTGTCCAAAATAGTTAATCAGCATGAATACCTCCCATACAGGAAGTAATCGTTTTggggtttattttgttttaaccaCAAAAACAAATAGGAAACGCCGAGAGGGTAAAGATAAATTGACACAATGATTAAACAAAGAAGACAAAACCTAAATGgaacaaacaattaaaaccaaatatatac comes from the Mytilus trossulus isolate FHL-02 chromosome 3, PNRI_Mtr1.1.1.hap1, whole genome shotgun sequence genome and includes:
- the LOC134711869 gene encoding uncharacterized protein LOC134711869 isoform X1; the protein is MSKAKDIPRKEKMRTKKPEWLEQYQEVSRKQQEYLSKVQNLRQSIQNKDEHVLMVSVERERHLKGRRSDRRHPTMNKMKQTVITFRPKPFPSRPIQDRRLQLVPHSIPRKLPPIIKPSLLHVDLTSGFRRTDPTVIPVELEQAHTDLEAIEAIAERNKIDLKGMLRVQSPPSKRRQELSVSKVCLKDITPEIVAPLFRMPLPDMEYITNLSSRKEIVATEKSK
- the LOC134711869 gene encoding uncharacterized protein LOC134711869 isoform X2; protein product: MRTKKPEWLEQYQEVSRKQQEYLSKVQNLRQSIQNKDEHVLMVSVERERHLKGRRSDRRHPTMNKMKQTVITFRPKPFPSRPIQDRRLQLVPHSIPRKLPPIIKPSLLHVDLTSGFRRTDPTVIPVELEQAHTDLEAIEAIAERNKIDLKGMLRVQSPPSKRRQELSVSKVCLKDITPEIVAPLFRMPLPDMEYITNLSSRKEIVATEKSK